The Alosa sapidissima isolate fAloSap1 chromosome 8, fAloSap1.pri, whole genome shotgun sequence genome contains a region encoding:
- the LOC121715175 gene encoding major histocompatibility complex class I-related gene protein-like isoform X1: MRLLFLFYLFQIFLTVKSGSHSFWMFSTFIKGETPFPEYQAIFMLDDIPFAYYDSNDNKVVHRGLNGPERTPDLGYVPHGINYECMRSRASYLRQLLNHTNSFHVLQRILGCQLQENEDIGTLTHKDAFNGAIGDVRYYNPQSDSLYTDQVWPDAVDGIWVGSVHIAFAYYHPLCIETLKTNLEKEKNRVLKKMNPRVRLLQKTLPDPGGAKVTCLATGFYPRHINLTLLRDGQPVSDHQITGGELLPNGDETYQMRKSLEVSAEELQHHHYTCTAEHLSLDNKLDISLDHEWDSVTTSIVPSVLIAAGLLCLAGVGVGAFVLWRRTRTGEIGQGSQTSLQVNTEASEKYTSVSTTDANS, from the exons GTTCTCATTCTTTTTGGATGTTCAGCACATTCATAAAGGGTGAGACTCCATTTCCAGAATACCAGGCTATATTTATGCTGGATGACATCCCGTTTGCATATTACGACTCAAATGACAACAAGGTTGTACACAGAGGTCTGAATGGTCCGGAGAGAACACCTGACCTGGGATATGTTCCTCATGGAATCAACTATGAATGTATGAGATCTAGAGCATCCTATCTGAGACAGCTTCTAaaccacacaaaca GTTTTCATGTTCTACAGAGAATTTTGGGATGTCAGTTACAGGAAAATGAGGACATAGGAACTTTAACACACAAAGATGCATTCAACGGGGCAATTGGAGATGTCCGTTATTACAATCCACAATCTGACAGCCTTTATACTGACCAGGTGTGGCCAGATGCAGTGGATGGTATATGGGTTGGGAGTGTGCATATAGCTTTTGCATATTACCATCCCTTGTGCATTGAAACCCTCAAGACAAAcctggagaaagagaagaatcgTGTTCTTAAAAAGA TGAATCCCAGAGTCAGGCTCCTCCAGAAGACACTTCCAGACCCTGGTGGGGCCAAAGTGACCTGTCTGGCCACTGGTTTCTACCCTCGTCACATCAACCTGACCCTGCTCAGAGACGGCCAGCCTGTGTCTGACCACCAGATCACTGGGGGGGAACTGCTACCTAATGGAGATGAGACGTACCAGATGAGGAAGAGCCTGGAGGTCAGTGCAGAGGAACTACAGCATCACCACTACACCTGCACAGCTGAACACCTCAGCCTGGACAACAAGCTGGACATCAGTTTAG ATCATGAGTGGGATTCAGTCACCACATCCATAGTGCCCTCCGTGCTTATTGCTGCTGGGTTACTGTGTCTTGCTGGAGTTGGTGTCGGGGCCTTTGTCCTATGGAGGAGGACCCGAACAGGTGAAATAG GTCAAGGCTCACAGACCTCTCTGCAAGTGAACACAGAAGCTTCAG AGAAATACACAAGTGTGTCAACCACAGATGCAAATTCTTGA
- the LOC121715175 gene encoding major histocompatibility complex class I-related gene protein-like isoform X2 has translation MRLLFLFYLFQIFLTVKSGSHSFWMFSTFIKGETPFPEYQAIFMLDDIPFAYYDSNDNKVVHRGLNGPERTPDLGYVPHGINYECMRSRASYLRQLLNHTNSFHVLQRILGCQLQENEDIGTLTHKDAFNGAIGDVRYYNPQSDSLYTDQVWPDAVDGIWVGSVHIAFAYYHPLCIETLKTNLEKEKNRVLKKMNPRVRLLQKTLPDPGGAKVTCLATGFYPRHINLTLLRDGQPVSDHQITGGELLPNGDETYQMRKSLEVSAEELQHHHYTCTAEHLSLDNKLDISLDHEWDSVTTSIVPSVLIAAGLLCLAGVGVGAFVLWRRTRTGQGSQTSLQVNTEASEKYTSVSTTDANS, from the exons GTTCTCATTCTTTTTGGATGTTCAGCACATTCATAAAGGGTGAGACTCCATTTCCAGAATACCAGGCTATATTTATGCTGGATGACATCCCGTTTGCATATTACGACTCAAATGACAACAAGGTTGTACACAGAGGTCTGAATGGTCCGGAGAGAACACCTGACCTGGGATATGTTCCTCATGGAATCAACTATGAATGTATGAGATCTAGAGCATCCTATCTGAGACAGCTTCTAaaccacacaaaca GTTTTCATGTTCTACAGAGAATTTTGGGATGTCAGTTACAGGAAAATGAGGACATAGGAACTTTAACACACAAAGATGCATTCAACGGGGCAATTGGAGATGTCCGTTATTACAATCCACAATCTGACAGCCTTTATACTGACCAGGTGTGGCCAGATGCAGTGGATGGTATATGGGTTGGGAGTGTGCATATAGCTTTTGCATATTACCATCCCTTGTGCATTGAAACCCTCAAGACAAAcctggagaaagagaagaatcgTGTTCTTAAAAAGA TGAATCCCAGAGTCAGGCTCCTCCAGAAGACACTTCCAGACCCTGGTGGGGCCAAAGTGACCTGTCTGGCCACTGGTTTCTACCCTCGTCACATCAACCTGACCCTGCTCAGAGACGGCCAGCCTGTGTCTGACCACCAGATCACTGGGGGGGAACTGCTACCTAATGGAGATGAGACGTACCAGATGAGGAAGAGCCTGGAGGTCAGTGCAGAGGAACTACAGCATCACCACTACACCTGCACAGCTGAACACCTCAGCCTGGACAACAAGCTGGACATCAGTTTAG ATCATGAGTGGGATTCAGTCACCACATCCATAGTGCCCTCCGTGCTTATTGCTGCTGGGTTACTGTGTCTTGCTGGAGTTGGTGTCGGGGCCTTTGTCCTATGGAGGAGGACCCGAACAG GTCAAGGCTCACAGACCTCTCTGCAAGTGAACACAGAAGCTTCAG AGAAATACACAAGTGTGTCAACCACAGATGCAAATTCTTGA